The following coding sequences lie in one Patescibacteria group bacterium genomic window:
- a CDS encoding 2Fe-2S iron-sulfur cluster-binding protein, producing the protein MNKLKVTINGKVYHVEPGQTVLEVAKQNGIDIPALCWHPDFP; encoded by the coding sequence ATGAATAAATTAAAGGTAACAATTAACGGCAAAGTGTATCACGTTGAGCCGGGCCAGACGGTTTTGGAAGTCGCCAAACAAAATGGGATTGATATTCCGGCTTTGTGTTGGCATCCGGATTTTCCCG